The following are encoded together in the Mesoplodon densirostris isolate mMesDen1 chromosome 2, mMesDen1 primary haplotype, whole genome shotgun sequence genome:
- the LAD1 gene encoding ladinin-1, translating into MSVSRKNWAALSSLARQWTLEDDEEQERERRRRHRNLSSTTDDEVAQPAQDGAPAAPERLPSVEEMEVSPRPPLDPRGEDEDGRAVLRARQERRQKPREAEVARAPVREQLVAEEEDGVGTGQARQLPLAPEEELGLLPCRSPSREQRSSWVREEESLVGREPGCSRKGGSEKPSAPEKTLAPAKSLDAKEISASGKTPSPEKVSVSQKIAVLEKRTILGKRLVLEKTSVLEKLPSPGKTSDSEKRLTSEKAAVFEKTPAPERRLAPARAAAPGQPQAQEQPASARSPSTPKGQGRAGPEQEPPSSAGLRELGAERPAVTCHLPPITLQMKTPSEEDEADTPSPTQATYSSSLKRASPRTISFRMSLRRDHSEAALTRSTSMRLPASSSTLGQKLERYHTAVQRSGSVRSPGPSRAEFLVAPVDVASKRHLFEKELVGQGREGPASSRREDFRLSGVVTSRLNLWISRTQESGDGDPQEVQKESAAARRIQWRKKADPSLDAEVRLGCPNLGNAGCTLRWLRFPTAVQAPTPLNQQIWGLWPSVVDLGLQRQPGHSTTLVRTSGLSVPSRDGSSSQSLPGSGAPSCKKPRVPAWSEPSRCLRVPLRGLCTRFGQAGSIALSSLAPSPALFPLTSPPAALAKPSCAPLPLFSGKS; encoded by the exons ATGTCAGTCAGCAGGAAGAACTGGGCCGCGCTGTCCAG CCTGGCCAGGCAGTGGACCCTGGAGGATGACGAGGAACAGGAACGGGAACGGCGGCGGCGACACCGGAACCTGAGCTCCACCACGGACGACGAGGTGGCCCAGCCTGCCCAGGATGGAGCCCCGGCAGCCCCAGAGAG ACTGCCGAGCGTGGAGGAAATGGAGGTCTCCCCCCGACCACCCCTAGACCCCAGAGGTGAGGACGAGGACGGGCGGGCCGTCCTCAGGGCACGGCAGGAGCGGAGGCAGAAGCCGCGGGAGGCGGAGGTCGCGCGGGCCCCCGTCCGGGAGCAGCTGGTCGCAGAGGAGGAGGACGGCGTGGGCACCGGGCAGGCCAGGCAGCTGCCCCTGGCGCCCGAGGAGGAGCTGGGGTTGCTGCCTTGCCGGAGCCCGAGCCGGGAGCAGCGGAGCTCCTGGGTCCGGGAGGAGGAGAGCTTGGTGGGCAGGGAGCCGGGATGCAGCAGGAAGGGGGGCTCAGAGAAGCCCTCTGCGCCAGAGAAGACATTAGCGCCTGCAAAGAGCCTGGACGCCAAGGAAATCTCCGCCTCCGGGAAGACCCCCAGCCCTGAGAAAGTGTCTGTGTCCCAGAAGATCGCAGTGTTGGAGAAAAGAACCATCTTGGGAAAGAGGTTGGTTCTGGAAAAAACAAGTGTCTTGGAGAAGCTGCCGTCCCCAGGGAAGACGTCGGACTCAGAAAAGAGACTGACGTCTGAGAAAGCAGCAGTCTTTGAGAAGACCCCGGCCCCTGAGAGGCGGCTGGCCCCAGCGAGGGCGGCGGCCCCagggcagccccaggcccaggagcAGCCAGCCTCTGCGCGGAGCCCGTCCACCCctaaggggcaggggagggccgGCCCCGAGCAGGAGCCCCCGTCCTCGGCGGGGCTGCGGGAGCTGGGGGCAGAGCGTCCGGCTGTGACTTGCCACCTCCCACCCATCACTCTCCAG ATGAAAACCCCTAGCGAGGAGGACGAGGCGGACACACCCTCGCCCACCCAGGCCACCTACAGCAGCTCCCTGAAGCGCGCCAGCCCCAGGACCATCTCCTTTCGG ATGAGCCTCCGGAGAGACCACTCAGAGGCAGCCTTAACCCGCAG CACCAGCATGAGGCTCCCGGCCAGCTCCTCCACACTGGGCCAGAAGCTGGAGAGATACCACACAGCTGTACAG AGATCAGGGTCAGTCAGGTCTCCGGGCCCCTCCCGCGCTGAGTTCTTGGTGGCTCCCGTGGACGTCGCCAGCAAGCGCCACCTCTTTGAGAAGGAGCTGGTGGGTCAGGGCCGAGAAGGACCAGCCTCCAGCCGGAGG GAGGACTTCCGGCTCTCAGGGGTTGTGACATCGAGGCTCAACCTGTGGATCAGCAGGACCCAGGAGTCAGGAGACGGGGACCCGCAG GAGGTGCAGAAAGAGTCGGCAGCCGCCAGGAGGATCCAGTGGAGGAAGAAAGCAGACCCCTCCCTGGATGCCGAGGTGAG GCTGGGCTGTCCCAACCTGGGGAACGCTGGCTGCACCCTCCGCTGGCTTCGCTTCCCCACAGCTGTGCAAGCCCCTACCCCCCTCAACCAGCAGATCTGGGGCCTCTGGCCCAGTGTGG TGGATCTTGGGCTCCAGCGCCAGCCTGGGCACAGCACGACTCTCGTCCGCACCTCAGGCCTCAGCGTCCCGTCCAGAGATGGCTCTTCCTCCCAGTCCCTTCCAGGGTCAGGGGCGCCGTCCTGCAAGAAACCCCGGGTCCCTGCCTGGTCCGAGCCCAGCAGGTGTCTCCGTGTACCTCTCAGAGGCCTGTGCACCCGCTTCGGCCAGGCTGGAAGCATCGCACTGTCTTCCTTGGCCCCGTCCCCTGCTTTGTTCCCCCTCACATCCCCACCTGCTGCTCTGGCCAAGCCATCCTGTGCTCCCCTCCCCCTGTTCTCAGGAAAGAGCTGA